One genomic window of Halorhabdus sp. CBA1104 includes the following:
- a CDS encoding glucose-6-phosphate isomerase, with translation MQVDIGNALAEVASPGIPRDALDRLDDRVGTAHERIEDGRANNEHGYEALNQPDNVDVAAIQEAVEPFEDCETLINVGIGGSALGAATISAALDSDVEAYYLDNVDPKWVADHVDEIDLSKTALNVVSKSGTTAETLSNFLVVRDAMDEAGVDWTERTWVTTGPEGNLRDLAEKHDLPSLRVPDGVPGRFSVLSTVGLAAAALQGHDIEAILDGARAADEDLGPSLFDSPAYAYGAVAYALDQRGAGINALLPYAESLETLAEWYSQLWAESVGKDGLGQTPVRAMGATDQHSQLQLYRAGPHNKMVTFIRPTEREDTAIPETDLEGLSYLGGSTLGELIDAEFEATEASLANAGLPNVRVEIDRVDEHGIGELLYSMEAATVMAGELYNVDAFVQPAVEWGKKATRGLLGGGDFEEADEVAEKTELTIE, from the coding sequence ATGCAGGTAGACATCGGCAACGCACTTGCGGAAGTCGCTTCGCCGGGTATTCCCCGTGACGCACTCGACCGACTCGACGACCGGGTTGGGACGGCCCACGAACGCATCGAGGACGGGCGAGCCAACAACGAACACGGGTACGAAGCGCTCAACCAGCCCGACAACGTCGACGTCGCGGCCATTCAGGAGGCCGTCGAACCGTTCGAGGACTGTGAGACGCTCATCAACGTCGGCATCGGCGGCAGTGCGCTGGGTGCGGCGACGATTTCGGCTGCCCTCGATAGCGACGTCGAGGCCTACTACCTCGACAACGTCGACCCGAAGTGGGTGGCCGATCACGTCGACGAGATCGACCTCTCGAAGACGGCGTTGAACGTCGTCTCGAAATCCGGGACGACTGCCGAGACGCTCTCGAACTTCCTGGTCGTCCGGGACGCCATGGACGAGGCTGGCGTCGACTGGACCGAACGGACGTGGGTCACGACCGGTCCCGAGGGCAACCTTCGGGACCTCGCCGAGAAACACGATCTGCCCTCGCTCCGGGTCCCTGACGGCGTGCCCGGCCGCTTCTCGGTCCTCTCGACGGTCGGGCTGGCGGCGGCGGCCCTCCAGGGCCACGATATCGAGGCCATTCTCGACGGCGCGCGGGCTGCCGACGAGGACCTCGGCCCGTCGCTCTTTGACTCGCCGGCCTACGCCTACGGCGCGGTCGCCTACGCCCTCGACCAGCGCGGTGCGGGCATCAACGCACTCTTGCCGTATGCCGAATCCTTAGAGACGCTCGCCGAGTGGTACTCCCAGCTGTGGGCAGAAAGCGTCGGCAAAGACGGGCTCGGCCAGACACCCGTCCGGGCGATGGGCGCGACCGACCAGCACTCCCAACTGCAACTGTACCGGGCTGGCCCCCATAACAAGATGGTGACGTTCATCCGCCCGACCGAGCGTGAGGACACGGCGATTCCCGAGACCGATCTGGAGGGTCTCTCGTATCTGGGCGGCTCGACGCTGGGTGAGTTGATCGACGCCGAATTCGAGGCCACCGAGGCCAGCCTCGCCAACGCCGGACTCCCGAACGTCCGCGTCGAGATCGACCGTGTCGACGAGCACGGGATCGGCGAACTCCTCTACAGCATGGAGGCCGCGACGGTCATGGCCGGCGAGTTGTACAACGTCGACGCGTTCGTCCAGCCGGCCGTCGAGTGGGGCAAGAAAGCGACCCGCGGGTTGCTGGGCGGTGGCGACTTCGAGGAAGCCGACGAAGTGGCCGAAAAGACCGAGCTCACGATCGAGTAG
- a CDS encoding alpha/beta fold hydrolase, with protein sequence MSDETPGLAADWTSATVQANGIELHYVRTGTDGPPLVIAHGAFDDALCREPLIAALSGEYDVIAYDGRGHGRSSAPQSGYAMADRVADLVGLLDALEIETATLVGHSMGGDTVAATAGTHPDRVRALALIDPAGLLDSGRDDDPERDHDEIVAAVREQIAEWHDHTTEELIEADPELQAHVEAGEKRLAKRLAAARRRVDPAIVAVFEDGWLDPRETYPDITAPTLLIKADADKAARNQHRSIASQLPDGQLVHVDGAGHTVFRDERERATSELQAFLDSV encoded by the coding sequence ATGAGCGACGAGACGCCCGGACTGGCGGCGGATTGGACGAGCGCGACGGTGCAGGCAAACGGCATCGAGCTGCACTACGTCAGAACAGGGACCGACGGCCCGCCGCTCGTGATCGCCCACGGGGCCTTCGACGACGCGCTATGTCGAGAGCCGTTGATAGCGGCACTCTCCGGGGAGTACGACGTGATCGCCTACGACGGCCGCGGGCACGGTCGTTCCTCGGCTCCACAGTCGGGATACGCGATGGCCGATCGTGTCGCCGACCTCGTGGGCCTGCTGGACGCCTTGGAGATCGAGACAGCAACACTTGTCGGTCACTCCATGGGCGGGGATACCGTCGCGGCGACCGCTGGGACCCACCCCGACCGCGTTCGTGCCCTCGCGCTGATCGATCCTGCCGGACTGCTCGACAGCGGAAGAGACGACGATCCCGAACGGGACCACGACGAGATCGTCGCGGCGGTCCGCGAACAGATCGCCGAGTGGCACGACCACACGACCGAGGAGCTCATCGAAGCCGATCCGGAACTCCAGGCACACGTCGAGGCCGGGGAAAAGCGGTTGGCAAAGCGACTTGCGGCCGCCCGTCGACGCGTCGATCCGGCGATCGTGGCCGTCTTCGAGGACGGGTGGCTGGATCCACGCGAAACCTACCCCGACATCACGGCACCGACGCTGCTCATCAAGGCCGACGCCGACAAAGCGGCACGGAACCAGCATCGATCGATCGCCTCACAGCTCCCTGACGGCCAACTCGTTCACGTCGACGGTGCCGGCCACACGGTCTTCCGGGACGAGCGCGAACGGGCGACGAGCGAACTCCAGGCGTTTCTCGATTCAGTCTGA
- a CDS encoding TM2 domain-containing protein: protein MKHCINCGVEIAEQADVCTECGVDQSTELDGSYGDREPDERYCLACGELIYKQAAICPACGVDQPSTGSGDTDQVAAGILAILLGGLGVHKFYQGNTRNGVLYLCFFWTAIPSLLGLIEGILMLVADEAEYDEQFSDGSILGK, encoded by the coding sequence ATGAAACATTGCATCAACTGTGGCGTCGAGATCGCCGAGCAAGCCGACGTCTGTACGGAGTGTGGCGTCGACCAGTCGACCGAACTCGACGGTTCGTACGGCGATCGCGAACCGGACGAGCGGTACTGTCTCGCCTGTGGCGAACTGATTTACAAACAAGCCGCCATCTGTCCGGCCTGTGGCGTCGACCAACCGTCGACTGGCTCCGGCGACACCGACCAGGTTGCCGCGGGCATCCTCGCGATCCTGCTTGGCGGCCTCGGCGTCCACAAGTTCTACCAGGGGAACACACGCAATGGCGTGCTCTACCTCTGTTTCTTCTGGACTGCGATCCCTTCCTTGCTGGGATTGATCGAGGGGATTCTCATGCTCGTCGCAGACGAAGCCGAATACGACGAGCAGTTCTCGGATGGCTCAATTCTCGGGAAGTAA
- a CDS encoding DUF2085 domain-containing protein, with protein sequence MGLWIELRRGLARARPYLLAHHRPERRYRCYRVSLFGSRIALCARCSGLYPGVAVGLIAFFLAGPPFVGLVLIALLPAPALCDWVVTSVRDRRGSNVIRTATGALLGYAYGLGLATLFLDGDLRVLGIGVGYAAIAAVLLGVERARWSA encoded by the coding sequence ATGGGTCTGTGGATCGAACTGCGACGGGGCCTCGCCCGAGCCCGTCCGTACCTCCTCGCCCATCACCGCCCCGAGCGGCGCTATCGCTGCTATCGAGTGTCTCTCTTTGGCTCCCGGATCGCCCTTTGTGCGCGGTGTTCGGGCCTTTACCCGGGTGTCGCGGTCGGACTCATCGCGTTCTTTCTCGCTGGCCCGCCGTTTGTCGGCCTGGTACTGATCGCGTTACTTCCGGCACCGGCGCTCTGTGATTGGGTCGTGACGTCGGTGCGTGATCGTCGCGGATCCAACGTGATCCGGACGGCGACCGGTGCGTTGTTGGGCTACGCGTACGGCCTCGGACTGGCCACGCTGTTTCTCGATGGCGACCTTCGTGTCCTCGGTATCGGGGTTGGCTACGCCGCGATCGCGGCGGTCCTTCTGGGCGTCGAGCGCGCCCGCTGGTCGGCGTAG
- a CDS encoding amino acid-binding protein, which produces MAESASFEAIMEKFADSPSQQRVIRLLLARGFSVNDEGRVVSGGIEIPNTGIAREIDVDRRVVDATTDAILADPQLRRIFQNISSIPSLLDLAPVLDLAAMTVTVREADESGIVARVTNMLAEREIPIRQVMTEDPEFTDQPRLYVITDEQLPGEFINEIRALPFVIKIELQ; this is translated from the coding sequence ATGGCCGAGTCGGCCTCTTTCGAGGCGATCATGGAGAAGTTCGCAGACAGCCCCAGCCAGCAGCGGGTCATCCGGCTCTTGCTTGCACGCGGGTTCTCGGTCAACGACGAAGGGCGGGTCGTCTCGGGCGGCATCGAGATCCCCAATACGGGCATCGCCCGCGAGATCGATGTCGATCGTCGGGTGGTCGACGCCACGACCGACGCGATTCTGGCGGATCCACAACTCCGTCGGATCTTTCAGAATATCTCCTCGATTCCGAGTCTCCTCGATTTGGCTCCCGTCCTCGACTTGGCGGCGATGACCGTCACCGTTCGCGAGGCCGACGAGTCGGGGATCGTCGCCCGGGTCACGAACATGCTCGCCGAGCGGGAGATTCCGATCCGGCAGGTCATGACCGAGGATCCGGAGTTCACCGACCAGCCGCGGCTGTACGTCATCACCGACGAGCAACTCCCCGGCGAGTTCATCAACGAGATTCGCGCGTTACCCTTCGTCATCAAAATCGAGTTGCAGTGA
- the hisB gene encoding imidazoleglycerol-phosphate dehydratase HisB, with protein MTDRTAVVSRETGETSIEVTLDLDGSGEATVATGIGFLDHMLDSFATHGLFDLAIECDGDLAVDDHHTTEDVAITLGEAIDAALGDRTGIVRFADRRVPLDEAVAEIVLDVSGRPFFAFDGEFSQGEVGDLTSVMAEHFLRSLATNAGLTLHASVNGQNAHHEIEALFKGLARALDDATRIDDRRTDTPSTKGEL; from the coding sequence ATGACCGATCGAACCGCCGTAGTCTCCCGCGAGACGGGCGAGACGTCGATCGAGGTGACCCTCGATCTCGACGGCAGCGGCGAGGCGACCGTCGCGACGGGGATCGGGTTCCTCGATCACATGCTCGACTCGTTTGCCACCCACGGCCTGTTCGACCTGGCCATCGAGTGTGACGGCGACCTCGCTGTCGACGACCACCACACGACCGAGGACGTCGCGATCACGCTCGGAGAAGCGATCGACGCGGCGCTGGGTGACCGAACGGGCATCGTCCGCTTTGCCGACCGACGCGTTCCCCTCGATGAGGCCGTCGCCGAGATCGTCTTGGACGTGTCCGGTCGCCCGTTCTTTGCCTTCGACGGGGAGTTCTCTCAGGGCGAGGTCGGGGATCTCACGAGTGTCATGGCCGAACACTTCCTGCGCTCGCTGGCGACCAACGCCGGTTTAACGCTACACGCGAGTGTCAACGGCCAGAACGCCCACCACGAGATCGAAGCGCTGTTTAAGGGTCTGGCCAGGGCGCTCGATGATGCAACCCGAATCGACGACCGCCGGACCGACACGCCTTCGACGAAGGGCGAGCTGTGA
- a CDS encoding sulfite exporter TauE/SafE family protein: MELLVVLLAGIGAGVVTGLIGASAVVVVTPVLVTVLGYDPYTAIGISLATDVFASTVSAATYWRNGNVRLRSGLGIAIAAVLAAIVGSWASGGVDSTTLGGLSGIVILLMGVSFMRKSLDERIAAFRERADLSTVRAHKTGVSVLAGAFIGTMTGVFGAGGGVMILIALTFVLEYPVHTAVGTSVLIMIFTALFGGVSHFVVESSVPFVAVGVSGIGGIAGAFLAARYANLVSEERLSTVIGLAFVGLGGFVVFQQLVL, translated from the coding sequence ATGGAATTGCTTGTCGTCTTGCTCGCTGGTATCGGTGCCGGCGTCGTCACCGGGCTGATCGGCGCGTCCGCGGTAGTGGTCGTCACGCCGGTACTCGTCACAGTCCTGGGATACGACCCCTACACGGCGATCGGCATCAGTCTCGCGACGGACGTCTTTGCCTCTACTGTGTCCGCAGCGACCTACTGGCGGAACGGGAACGTCCGACTCCGGAGCGGCCTGGGGATCGCGATAGCGGCGGTTCTCGCGGCGATCGTCGGGAGCTGGGCGTCAGGGGGCGTCGATTCGACGACGCTCGGCGGGCTATCCGGGATCGTCATTTTGCTCATGGGCGTCTCGTTCATGCGGAAGTCACTCGACGAGCGGATAGCGGCCTTCAGAGAGCGGGCCGACCTCTCGACTGTCCGGGCCCACAAGACAGGCGTCTCGGTGCTCGCTGGCGCGTTCATCGGAACGATGACCGGCGTCTTCGGCGCTGGCGGGGGCGTGATGATCCTCATCGCCCTCACGTTCGTCCTCGAATATCCGGTCCACACCGCCGTCGGGACGTCCGTCCTCATCATGATCTTTACCGCGCTGTTCGGTGGCGTAAGCCACTTCGTCGTCGAGTCGTCCGTCCCGTTCGTTGCCGTGGGTGTCAGCGGGATCGGTGGGATCGCCGGGGCCTTCCTCGCCGCGCGGTACGCGAATCTAGTCTCCGAGGAACGCCTCTCGACAGTCATCGGTCTCGCGTTCGTCGGCCTCGGTGGGTTCGTCGTCTTCCAGCAACTCGTGCTGTGA
- a CDS encoding sugar MFS transporter, translated as MDSTRLWAYAESVTDNGQALTRRFWTGAILLAVVLSGLGLQMRGAVVPELEIEFVVGKDLLGFVGPAGTLGYVLSIAVVGAIAGRLHLVRWYTVGLAVTTLSIAGLGLAPTLLTFLAVLVVRGLGDGIIRGLDRPILSHLYPDDRGRAFGIYDLAWAVGSAAGPLVMTGAIALGDWRLAYFGLAAALVPLVAFVWRLDLPFEAGREAILDREALGELFRTSEIVAMALAMFFHTGLEGGLFLWLPTFGIEAAGLSQSNANLLLSTFTIAYVPGRLIATAIVERYDYSLLLVGIELLLVPTFFASFFVVGGVATFPMVFALGMLVSGVYPLLVAFGTDAAPEYSAPINAIAAVSSSISFALVPMAMGFVAEAQGIRPAMWIPLALTVGVLPTILAARRSISIRDGVGT; from the coding sequence GTGGACTCAACTCGCCTCTGGGCCTACGCCGAGAGCGTGACCGACAACGGGCAGGCTCTGACCCGGCGGTTCTGGACGGGAGCGATCCTGCTGGCGGTCGTCCTGTCGGGGCTCGGCCTCCAGATGCGGGGTGCCGTCGTTCCGGAACTCGAAATCGAGTTCGTCGTGGGCAAGGACCTGCTCGGCTTCGTCGGACCCGCTGGCACCCTCGGCTATGTCCTTTCGATCGCGGTCGTCGGCGCAATCGCCGGACGGCTCCATCTCGTTCGCTGGTACACAGTCGGCCTCGCGGTGACGACTCTCTCGATTGCCGGGCTGGGACTTGCCCCGACGCTGTTGACCTTCCTCGCGGTCCTCGTCGTTCGCGGCCTGGGTGACGGCATCATTCGCGGGCTCGACCGTCCGATACTCAGTCACCTCTATCCCGACGACAGGGGTCGAGCCTTCGGGATCTACGACCTGGCGTGGGCAGTCGGCTCGGCCGCCGGCCCGCTGGTGATGACTGGCGCCATCGCGCTTGGCGACTGGCGGCTGGCCTACTTCGGACTGGCGGCAGCGCTCGTCCCGCTAGTCGCGTTCGTCTGGCGTCTCGATCTCCCCTTCGAGGCGGGGCGAGAGGCGATCCTCGACCGCGAAGCGCTGGGCGAACTGTTCCGGACCAGTGAGATCGTCGCGATGGCGCTGGCGATGTTCTTTCACACCGGTCTGGAGGGCGGCCTGTTCCTCTGGTTGCCCACCTTCGGCATCGAGGCCGCTGGACTCTCCCAGTCGAATGCAAACCTGTTGTTGTCGACCTTTACCATCGCCTATGTTCCCGGTCGACTCATCGCGACGGCCATCGTCGAGCGCTACGACTACAGCCTGTTGCTGGTCGGGATCGAACTGTTACTGGTTCCGACCTTCTTCGCCTCGTTTTTCGTCGTGGGCGGGGTCGCCACGTTCCCGATGGTGTTCGCCTTGGGGATGCTTGTCTCTGGGGTCTATCCCTTGCTGGTCGCGTTCGGGACCGACGCCGCCCCAGAGTACAGCGCCCCGATCAACGCCATCGCCGCGGTCTCCTCGTCGATCAGTTTCGCGCTCGTTCCGATGGCGATGGGGTTCGTTGCGGAAGCCCAGGGTATCCGGCCGGCGATGTGGATTCCGCTTGCCCTGACAGTCGGCGTGTTGCCGACGATTCTGGCCGCCCGGCGGTCGATCTCGATTCGGGACGGGGTCGGAACGTAA
- the hisA gene encoding 1-(5-phosphoribosyl)-5-[(5-phosphoribosylamino)methylideneamino]imidazole-4-carboxamide isomerase, translating to MFPEFEIIPAVDMQDGEVVQLVGGERGTGKTYGEPVAAAKRWVEAGADTLHVVDLDGAFEGERHNAPAIEAIIDAVDVDIQLGGGIRTAEDARALLDTGVDRVILGTAAVENPEIVAGISETHPGSVLVSLDASDGEVVVSGWTEGTGLDPAEAAQRYADLGAGGILFTDVDVEGKLDGVRTGPVERVVEAVDLPVIASGGVASIADVRALEGAGAAAVVVGSALYEGSFTLGEAIETLR from the coding sequence ATGTTCCCGGAGTTCGAGATCATCCCCGCGGTCGACATGCAGGACGGCGAGGTCGTCCAGCTGGTCGGTGGTGAACGTGGGACCGGAAAGACCTACGGCGAGCCAGTGGCGGCGGCAAAGCGATGGGTCGAGGCCGGCGCGGACACGCTCCACGTAGTCGATCTGGACGGTGCCTTCGAGGGCGAACGCCACAACGCCCCGGCGATCGAAGCCATCATCGACGCTGTGGATGTCGATATCCAGCTCGGCGGTGGCATCCGTACGGCAGAGGACGCCCGCGCCCTGCTCGATACCGGCGTCGATCGGGTCATCCTGGGGACGGCTGCCGTCGAGAATCCCGAGATCGTCGCCGGAATCAGCGAGACCCATCCGGGCAGCGTCCTCGTCAGTTTAGACGCCAGCGACGGCGAGGTCGTCGTCTCGGGCTGGACGGAGGGCACGGGACTCGATCCCGCCGAAGCCGCCCAACGGTACGCGGATCTCGGGGCCGGGGGAATTTTGTTCACCGACGTCGACGTCGAGGGGAAACTGGATGGGGTCCGCACCGGCCCGGTCGAGCGCGTTGTCGAGGCCGTCGATCTCCCCGTCATTGCAAGCGGCGGCGTCGCTTCGATCGCGGACGTTCGCGCCCTGGAAGGGGCCGGCGCGGCCGCAGTCGTCGTCGGTAGCGCACTCTACGAGGGCTCGTTCACACTCGGCGAGGCGATCGAGACGCTCCGGTGA
- a CDS encoding glycosyltransferase family 39 protein encodes MGALREWVGRARRQVKTDLAVDRKLRYILLLSAVLSLFWIWHRVPNFATRDERWRVVDPLEVLGFYLDDPSIQGIRDGLSHWRAYGPTMYLYGLTALPVIAATAFTGDFETFANIRATATKDLFANWHALPGWVWTGSIIAARLVTVLLAVGCVYLVYRIGTQLRDRATGRLAALLLALTWALVSLAHEAGEDIPMLFCLLLVLYLSLRFLETGDGNLVVAGAGLTGLAMAFKLTAGIGVIFFGVAYLLRARRSADFWGSVYRPTVIKRSVLLGLVVFFLSFPSVFAEGPMVVLERIGRGVSAKSSPHGWLYDHPSWWWLTRSYLNGLGWPLFVGVLGGVAVSLGRLRDRTRETDGLLVVLSGLFVALAVFSMWSYLRTHHLLPTIPLLVVLLSIALRRLAERRQRLARVLAVALVVSTAVYTGIGTVGYATQPRDQAVSYVSNNAGPNATVETYPWDPQEAAVPHGVETYRWSNRTDPGQSIGEWMRDLPARCPEFIVLNHQQALLYLAPSNHSALAARYEDPIVEAYLRDLLATDTYPYEIGGRFGPAPIFRSTGAPRDSTWDLLQAGVNPRSIQYGDPQDFGVDQYAIVFERTGACSVGNATGS; translated from the coding sequence ATGGGCGCCCTCCGTGAGTGGGTCGGTCGTGCACGCAGACAGGTCAAAACCGACCTGGCGGTAGACCGGAAACTCCGGTATATCCTGCTGTTGTCGGCGGTCCTGTCGCTGTTTTGGATCTGGCACCGCGTGCCCAACTTCGCGACCCGAGACGAGCGCTGGCGCGTCGTGGATCCGCTCGAAGTGCTGGGCTTTTATCTCGACGATCCAAGCATCCAGGGGATCCGGGACGGCCTGTCTCACTGGCGGGCCTACGGTCCGACGATGTACCTCTACGGACTGACGGCCTTGCCCGTCATCGCCGCGACGGCGTTTACGGGAGACTTCGAGACTTTCGCCAATATCCGGGCGACGGCGACGAAGGATCTCTTTGCCAACTGGCACGCGCTCCCAGGGTGGGTCTGGACGGGGAGTATCATCGCCGCGCGACTCGTGACGGTGCTCTTGGCCGTCGGTTGTGTCTATCTCGTCTATCGGATCGGAACCCAGTTACGGGACCGGGCAACCGGTCGACTGGCCGCGCTGTTGTTGGCACTGACCTGGGCGCTGGTCTCGCTGGCCCACGAAGCCGGCGAGGACATCCCCATGCTGTTTTGTTTACTCTTGGTCCTCTATCTCTCGCTCCGGTTTCTGGAAACTGGCGACGGGAACCTCGTGGTCGCTGGGGCCGGGCTGACTGGACTGGCGATGGCGTTCAAGCTCACCGCCGGGATCGGCGTGATCTTCTTTGGGGTCGCGTACCTGCTTCGGGCCCGACGGTCGGCTGATTTCTGGGGGTCGGTGTACCGACCGACGGTGATCAAGCGCTCGGTGCTACTCGGCTTGGTGGTGTTTTTCCTCTCGTTCCCGAGTGTCTTCGCCGAGGGGCCGATGGTCGTGCTCGAACGGATCGGTCGCGGTGTGTCCGCGAAGTCCTCGCCCCACGGCTGGCTGTACGATCACCCCTCGTGGTGGTGGCTCACCAGAAGCTACCTCAACGGCCTCGGCTGGCCGCTGTTCGTCGGTGTCCTCGGCGGCGTCGCCGTCTCTCTCGGGCGACTCCGTGACCGAACGCGAGAGACAGATGGCCTGCTCGTCGTCCTCTCGGGACTGTTCGTCGCACTCGCGGTGTTCTCGATGTGGTCGTACCTCCGGACCCACCACCTCTTGCCGACGATTCCGCTGCTCGTCGTCCTGCTTTCGATCGCGCTCAGACGACTGGCCGAGCGCCGCCAGCGCCTCGCCCGCGTGCTGGCCGTTGCCCTGGTGGTGTCGACGGCCGTCTATACCGGGATCGGCACGGTCGGCTACGCTACACAGCCCCGTGACCAGGCTGTCTCGTACGTTTCGAACAATGCCGGCCCGAACGCCACGGTCGAAACCTACCCGTGGGATCCACAGGAAGCAGCCGTCCCGCACGGGGTCGAGACCTATCGCTGGTCGAACCGCACTGATCCAGGCCAGTCGATCGGCGAGTGGATGCGTGATCTGCCAGCGCGGTGTCCGGAGTTCATTGTTCTCAACCACCAGCAGGCGCTGCTGTATCTTGCCCCTTCGAACCACAGCGCTCTCGCGGCACGTTACGAGGATCCGATCGTCGAAGCGTACCTCCGGGACCTCCTCGCTACCGACACCTACCCTTACGAGATCGGCGGCCGGTTCGGCCCAGCACCGATCTTCCGGTCGACTGGCGCGCCTCGCGATTCGACGTGGGATCTCCTCCAGGCTGGCGTCAACCCGCGTTCGATCCAATACGGTGATCCGCAGGACTTCGGTGTCGACCAGTACGCGATCGTCTTCGAACGGACCGGGGCCTGTTCGGTCGGGAACGCGACCGGCTCCTAA
- a CDS encoding glycosyltransferase family 2 protein → MGVLPLKPFDLGATVLQTPALGGPELTAVLGVLAVIVFLWGLERYRTTFSKAELLVSLALSGGIALMAVAPTLFNRIGTLLNIEQRPLVIALLSNVTLTVLVLWLFARTRSNQLTIGDLTRSLTVERAPTVETPEGQVAFVVIPAYNEGGAVADVVASLPERAGGYAIQPVVVSDGSTDDTASVVADTRAIVAEHPINQGQGGALQTGFAIAQRNGADAVVTMDADGQHPVEYLGELLELIATDQADFVVGSRYVGTDRSDNGPARQAGIRVFTALINLVAKLDVTDCTNGYRAIRGSTLSALTLTEERFSAPELLIEARKNALRIEEVPVTIRQRDDGESKKPTLGYAFGLTRTIFVTWLR, encoded by the coding sequence ATGGGAGTATTGCCCCTCAAGCCGTTCGATTTGGGAGCGACGGTCCTCCAGACGCCCGCGCTGGGAGGGCCAGAACTGACGGCTGTGTTGGGTGTGTTGGCCGTTATCGTCTTCCTGTGGGGCCTGGAGCGCTACCGGACGACCTTCTCGAAGGCGGAGCTACTGGTCTCGCTGGCTCTCTCCGGTGGGATCGCGCTCATGGCCGTCGCGCCGACGCTGTTCAATCGGATTGGGACCCTGCTCAACATCGAACAGCGCCCGCTGGTCATCGCGTTGTTGTCGAACGTGACGCTGACGGTGCTTGTCCTCTGGCTGTTCGCCCGGACACGCTCGAATCAGCTCACGATCGGTGACCTCACCCGCTCGCTGACGGTCGAACGCGCCCCGACGGTCGAGACGCCGGAGGGCCAGGTCGCGTTCGTCGTCATTCCGGCCTACAACGAGGGTGGGGCAGTCGCCGATGTGGTCGCCTCGCTGCCCGAGCGTGCCGGTGGCTACGCCATCCAGCCGGTCGTCGTCTCGGATGGCTCGACGGACGACACCGCGAGCGTGGTCGCCGACACGCGCGCGATCGTCGCCGAACATCCGATCAACCAGGGCCAGGGTGGCGCCCTCCAGACTGGCTTCGCGATCGCCCAGCGCAACGGTGCCGACGCGGTCGTGACGATGGATGCTGATGGCCAACACCCCGTCGAGTACCTCGGAGAGTTGTTGGAGTTGATCGCGACCGACCAGGCCGACTTCGTGGTCGGGTCGCGGTACGTCGGCACCGACCGTTCGGACAACGGGCCGGCCAGACAGGCTGGCATCCGGGTGTTCACCGCACTGATCAATCTGGTCGCGAAACTCGACGTCACCGACTGTACCAACGGGTACCGGGCGATACGTGGGTCTACTCTCTCCGCGTTGACCCTGACCGAAGAGCGATTCAGCGCCCCCGAACTCCTCATCGAGGCCCGGAAGAACGCGCTCCGGATCGAGGAGGTGCCGGTGACGATCCGGCAGCGAGACGACGGCGAGAGCAAGAAACCGACGCTTGGCTACGCGTTCGGCCTGACGCGGACGATTTTCGTTACTTGGCTGCGGTAG